From one Rosa rugosa chromosome 4, drRosRugo1.1, whole genome shotgun sequence genomic stretch:
- the LOC133742996 gene encoding uncharacterized protein LOC133742996, which yields MVSIQFSNSLTALKPPHLPPYLSALKPSSFLHNKFPNPTKITKYTTFRAELSHDAPFAAAIGACVLSSLVLPPVTAPADDPDAGSGIDSTDARFAVMGVVSFIPYFNWLSWVFAWLDSGKRRYAVYALVYLIPYIRSNLNLSPEESWLPIASIVFCIIHVQLEASIKNGDLQGFQFFNEAAKHISAVTKKRDYLDGHQGASKKGRERENKNLPFGQEQSRNEIDNWGAPKRPLQDRDLKEDRDDNERRKH from the exons ATGGTGTCAATCCAGTTCTCCAACTCTCTTACTGCTCTTAAACCTCCTCATCTTCCTCCTTACCTCTCCGCCCTTAAACCCTCTTCTTTTCTCCACAACAAGTTTCCAAACCCAACTAAGATCACCAAATACACAACCTTTAGAGCCGAGCTATCCCACGACGCCCCGTTCGCCGCCGCCATCGGCGCGTGCGTGCTCTCGTCGCTGGTGCTTCCGCCGGTCACTGCTCCGGCTGATGATCCTGATGCTGGTTCCGGTATTGATTCCACTGATGCTAGGTTCGCAGTCATGGGGGTTGTTAGCTTCATTCCCTACTTCAATTGGCtg AGTTGGGTTTTTGCTTGGCTGGATTCTGGGAAAAGGCGCTATGCTGTGTATGCACTTGTGTATTTGATCCCCTACATCAG atcaaatttgaatttgtctCCTGAGGAGAGCTGGCTGCCTATTGCTAGCATTGTTTTCTGCATTATTCATGTCCAG CTAGAAGCAAGTATTAAAAATGGAGATCTTCAGGGATTTCAATTCTTTAATGAAGCTGCAAAGCATATTTCAGCAGTGACTAAAAAAAGAGATTATCTAGATGGGCATCAAGGTGCCTCGAAGAAG GGGAGGGAAAGAGAAAATAAGAACCTGCCATTCGGCCAAGAGCAGTCAAGAAACGAGATTGATAATTGGGGAGCTCCCAAAAGGCCCTTACAAGACCGTGACTTGAAGGAAGATAGGGATGACAATGAAAGAAGGAAACACTAG
- the LOC133742994 gene encoding uncharacterized protein LOC133742994 — MPLTINLVPSTNSISLFPRNLLIASRIFHRPPPPSSTLRFLLVKCRASASENSGSFKDSLGGIVGEQVEELLNKEENRVLLDGLVKASERVENAKRELAEIERQELEAKLAREYTNKLEARASEIDECQKEISEAKAMVEEAERALTQTGDQFGNGYASAESENGEIDKDQEKLESIKAASVAALVGTVAGLPFSFTQVNSSSELILPLAITFISCALFGVTFRYAIRRDLDNGHLKTGAPAAFGVIKGLAMLDGGRPLELNTDSLISHAFDGAVYVSENLFVFLSAAVALDYLFKARLLSPFPIKKSIS, encoded by the exons ATGCCCTTAACCATCAATCTTGTTCCCTCCACAAACTCCATATCCCTCTTCCCACGAAACCTCCTCATCGCCTCCAGAATCTTTCACagacctcctcctccttcttcaacACTTCGTTTCCTTCTTGTGAAATGCAGGGCCAGCGCCTCTGAAAACAGCGGTAGCTTCAAGGACTCGCTGGGTGGCATTGTGGGCGAGCAAGTGGAGGAGCTACTCAACAAAGAAGAGAACAGGGTTTTGCTTGATGGGTTGGTCAAAGCGTCCGAGAGAGTAGAGAATGCCAAAAGAGAACTCGCTGAGATTGAAAGACAAGAACTTGAGGCTAAGCTTGCGAGGGAGTATACTAACAAACTTGAAGCCAGGGCTTCTGAG ATTGATGAATGTCAGAAGGAGATATCAGAGGCAAAAGCCATGGTGGAAGAAGCCGAACGTGCCCTCACACAAACTGGGGATCAATTCGGAAATGGATATGCTTCTGCAGAGTCTGAGAATGGGGAAATCGACAaggatcaagagaagttggaaTCCATAAAAGCAGCTTCAGTTGCAGCCCTTGTTGGCACAGTTGCTGGATTGCCCTTCTCCTTCACTCAAGTGAACAGCAGTTCTGAGCTGATACTCCCTCTGGCAATCACCTTTATTAGCTGTGCACTATTCGGAGTTACATTCCGATACGCCATAAGGAGAGACTTGGATAATGGTCACCTTAAGACAGGAGCACCTGCAGCTTTTGGGGTTATCAAAG GTCTTGCTATGCTGGATGGTGGAAGACCTCTGGAACTAAACACTGATAGCTTAATATCACATGCTTTTGATGGTGCAGTGTATGTATCTgaaaatctttttgtttttctttctgctGCTGTTGCTCTGGATTATTTGTTTAAGGCGAGGCTCCTGAGTCCTTTCCCTATCAAGAAATCTATTTCATGA
- the LOC133742992 gene encoding uncharacterized protein LOC133742992, translated as MLPLVSRRFKLSASLPLVFHHHRPRFMASVAPPPKRVGTHNGSFHCDEALGCFMIRLTDKFSNAEIVRTRDPKVLEGLDAVLDVGGVYHPSTDRYDHHQKGFEEVFGHGFKTKLSSAGLVYKHFGKEIIAKELQVDEGHLDVQRLFLAVYKSFMEAIDAVDNGINQYDTDQPPRYVNNTHLSSRVGRLNMDWIDPDQSSEKENEAFQQAMALAGSEFLSSLRFHAKSWLPARSIVMECLLARWSIDPSGEIMVLNRFCPWKLHLFELEEEMKIDPPIKYVLYQDDRSKSWRVQAVAVAPDRFESRKPLASQWRGLRDDELSTATGIPGCVFVHMSGFIGGNQTYEGALAMAKASLKLS; from the exons ATGCTTCCCTTGGTAAGCAGAAGGTTTAAGCTGTCGGCTAGTCTACCCTTAGtcttccaccaccaccgccCACGCTTCATGGCCTCTGTAGCTCCACCGCCCAAGCGCGTCGGAACCCACAATGGAAGCTTCCACTGCGACGAAGCCCTCGGCTGCTTCATGATTCGCCTCACCGATAAGTTCTCCAACGCCGAAATCGTCCGCACCCGCGACCCCAAG GTCTTGGAGGGTTTGGACGCTGTGCTTGATGTTGGGGGTGTGTATCACCCGAGCACGGATCGGTACGATCATCACCAGAAGGGGTTTGAGGAGGTTTTTGGCCATGGGTTTAAGACCAAGCTGAGTAGTGCTGGACTGGTTTACAAG CATTTTGGGAAGGAAATAATAGCCAAGGAGCTTCAAGTTGATGAAGGACACCTTGATGTGCAGAGGCTGTTCTTGGCTGTTTACAAAAGCTTTATGGAG GCGATTGATGCAGTTGACAATGGGATCAATCAGTATGATACAGACCAGCCTCCAAGATATGTGAATAATACACACTTATCTTCAAGGGTCGGGAGGTTGAATATGGACTGGATAGATCCTGATCAATCATCTGAGAAGGAGAATGAAGCCTTTCAACAAGCAATGGCTCTAGCTGGCAGTGAATTTTTAAGT AGTCTGCGTTTTCATGCCAAATCATGGTTACCAGCACGGTCTATTGTGATGGAGTGTCTCCTAGCAAGATGGAGTATTGATCCTAGTGGAGAAATTATGGTTTTGAATCGGTTTTGTCCT TGGAAGCTTCATTTATTTGAACTTGAAGAGGAGATGAAGATTGACCCTCCCATCAAATATGTTCTCTATCAG GATGATAGGAGTAAAAGCTGGCGAGTTCAAGCGGTGGCAGTTGCTCCTGATAGATTCGAGAGCCGAAAGCCTCTTGCATCTCAATGGCGAGGGCTTAGAGACGATGAGCTCTCAACAGCGACTGGGATACCCGGATGTGTCTTTGTCCACATGAGCGGGTTTATCGGAGGAAATCAAACATACGAGGGTGCTCTGGCCATGGCAAAGGCTAGTCTGAAGCTTTCATAA
- the LOC133742993 gene encoding uncharacterized protein LOC133742993 — protein sequence MATLTHAAAAAITASSPLAKPISSSPTTTTKPLSHLSFPFSPSKTLNLTAKTTSIKSSSDLSSTTVTTTTTSSSPQTLKSRLHNGDTLYGLFLLSFSPTLAEIAGLSGYDFVVVDMEHGPGGVSEALSCLRALAATQTPAILRLPESSPTWAKKALDLGPQGIMFPMIDSSKEAEKAVSYCRFPPAGIRGSAHTVVRASSYGIDEGYLSNYEDQLLIMCQVESEEGVKRAEEIAAVEGVDCVQMGPLDLSASLGYLWDPGNKKVRNALKVAEKAVLGTDPLVGGAYLAGFAMPHDGPQDLRTRGYHMVSGSVDVGLFRSAAVEDVRRFQASLINGSDEEEEEHGDDADEKYWSE from the coding sequence ATGGCCACACTGACtcacgccgccgccgccgccatcaCCGCCTCATCACCTCTCGCAAAACCCATCTCTTCCagtcccaccaccaccaccaaacccCTATCCCATCTCTCTTTCCCTTTCTCCCcatccaaaaccctaaacctcACCGCCAAAACCACCTCAATCAAATCCTCCTCCgatctctcctccaccaccgtcaccaccaccaccacctcctcctcccctcAAACCCTCAAGTCCCGCCTCCACAATGGCGACACGCTCTACGGCCTCTTCCTCCTCAGCTTCTCCCCCACCCTCGCCGAGATCGCCGGCCTCTCCGGCTACGACTTCGTCGTCGTCGACATGGAGCACGGTCCCGGCGGCGTCTCCGAGGCCCTCTCCTGCCTCCGCGCCCTCGCCGCCACCCAGACCCCGGCGATCCTCCGGCTGCCGGAATCCTCCCCGACCTGGGCCAAGAAAGCCCTAGATCTCGGCCCGCAGGGGATCATGTTCCCGATGATCGACAGCTCCAAGGAGGCCGAGAAAGCCGTCTCCTACTGCCGCTTCCCTCCCGCCGGAATCCGCGGCTCCGCCCACACCGTCGTCCGCGCCTCCAGCTACGGCATCGACGAGGGGTATTTGAGTAATTACGAGGACCAATTGCTGATCATGTGCCAGGTGGAGAGCGAGGAGGGCGTGAAGAGAGCGGAGGAGATCGCGGCCGTCGAAGGCGTTGACTGCGTGCAGATGGGGCCGTTGGATCTGAGCGCCAGCTTGGGGTACCTGTGGGACCCGGGGAACAAGAAGGTCCGGAACGCGTTGAAGGTTGCCGAGAAGGCCGTGCTGGGCACCGACCCTCTTGTGGGTGGGGCCTACTTGGCTGGGTTCGCTATGCCCCACGATGGGCCCCAGGACCTGAGGACACGTGGCTACCACATGGTGTCCGGTTCCGTCGACGTCGGGCTGTTTAGGAGCGCAGCGGTGGAGGACGTGAGGAGGTTTCAGGCGAGCTTGATCAACGGCtctgatgaggaggaggaggagcatgGTGATGATGCAGATGAGAAGTACTGGAGCGAATGA
- the LOC133746333 gene encoding uncharacterized protein LOC133746333: MELFYFLLFGALSAVVAALELSKRNKDRISTSSVFTAFKNNYLLIYSLMMAGDWLQGPYVYYLYSTYGFSKGDIGQLFIAGFGSSMLFGTVVGSLADKQGRKRACVTYCITYILSCFTKHFPDYKVLMLGRVLGGIATSLLFSAFESWLVAEHNKRGFEQQWLSLTFSKAIFLGNGLIAIVSGLLGNLLVDTLAFGPVAPFDAAACILAIGMAIILATWSENYGDSSDSKNLLTQFQGAAIAIASDEKIALLGAIQSLFEGSMYTFVFLWTPALSPNDEEIPHGFIFATFMLASMLGSSVASRLMASSAPRVESYMQIVFAVSAASLLCPIVTSFLIAPSNVKGGGISFSGYFLIFGFCTFEACVGIFWPSIMKMRSQYIPEEARSTIMNFFRIPLNIFVCIVLYNVNAFPITIMFGMCSIFLGTAAVLQRRLFVITDGHKSKSQEWEPMERDTEAEPLND; encoded by the exons ATGGAGTTGTTCTACTTTCTTCTGTTTGGTGCTCTCTCGGCTGTGGTGGCAGCTTTGGAGCTGAGCAAGAGGAACAAGGATCGCATTAGTACCTCCTCTGTTTTCACAGCCTTCAAGAACAACTATCTCCTCATCTATTCTCTTATGATGG CTGGGGATTGGTTGCAGGGTCCATATGTTTACTACCTCTACAGCACTTACGGATTTTCAAAGGGGGATATTGGACAACTCTTTATTGCTGGGTTTGGGTCGTCTATGTTGTTCGGAACAGTTGTAGGGTCACTAGCTGACAAACA GGGTCGGAAGAGGGCATGTGTTACATACTGCATAACTTACATCCTAAGTTGCTTCACCAAGCATTTTCCTGACTACAAAGTTTTAATGTTGGGACGCGTACTGGGAGGCATTGCAACTTCTCTACTTTTTTCAGCTTTCGAGTCTTGGCTCGTCGCAGAACACAATAAG AGGGGCTTTGAGCAACAATGGCTTTCACTCACATTCTCTAAGGCCATTTTTCTTGGAAACGGTCTGATTGCTATTGTATCTGGGTTGTTGGGGAATCTTCTGGTAGATACTCTGGCATTTGGTCCAGTTGCTCCATTTGATGCTGCTGCCTGCATTTTGGCAATTGGCATGGCAATCATATTGGCAACATGGAGTGAAAACTATGGAGACTCATCAGATAGCAAGAACTTGCTGACCCAATTCCAGGGCGCTGCTATAGCCATTGCTTCTG ATGAGAAAATCGCTTTGCTGGGTGCCATACAGTCCTTATTTGAAGGCTCAATGTATACCTTTGTGTTTCTCTGGACTCCCGCTTTGAGCCCAAATGATGAGGAGATTCCACATGGTTTCATTTTTGCGACATTCATGCTAGCGTCAATGTTGGGAAGCTCTGTTGCATCTCGATTGATGGCCAGCTCAGCCCCCAGAGTCGAGAGCTACATGCAGATTGTATTTGCAGTTTCTGCAGCATCCCTTCTGTGTCCCATTGTGACAAGT TTCTTGATTGCACCTTCTAACGTGAAAGGTGGAGGCATCTCGTTCTCAgggtattttctgatttttggctTCTGCACGTTTGAGGCCTGTGTGGGGATTTTCTGGCCATCTATCATGAAAATGAGGTCACAATACATCCCAGAGGAGGCACGAAGCACCATCATGAACTTCTTTCGCATTCCTCTCAACATCTTTGTGTGCATAGTGCTGTACAAT GTTAATGCATTTCCCATCACCATCATGTTCGGTATGTGCTCGATTTTCCTCGGTACGGCTGCTGTGTTGCAGAGGCGGCTCTTTGTGATAACTGACGGCCATAAGTCAA AATCACAAGAATGGGAACCGATGGAGAGGGACACAGAAGCAGAGCCATTAAATGACTAA
- the LOC133743355 gene encoding early nodulin-like protein 8 → MANLRSSPRYQFLLALQFLLLVQSRVWCYQYKVGDLDAWGIPTSANPQVYTKWSKYHEFKIGDSLLFLYPPSQDSVIQVTEQSYKDCNLKDPILYMNNGNSLFNFTAEGVFYFTSGEPGNCEKGQKLYIATGNGTAYSPAYGPSGLPDSAPSYTNVFGSIPAPPSSSPSQSVPLLIMAVIGFVVCALFNGNL, encoded by the exons ATGGCCAATCTTAGAAGTAGTCCAAGGTACCAGTTCTTGTTGGCTTTGCAGTTCCTTCTGTTGGTGCAATCCAGAGTCTGGTGCTATCAGTACAAAGTTGGAGATCTAGATGCTTGGGGGATACCCACTTCAGCAAACCCACAAGTCTACACCAAATGGTCAAAATACCATGAATTCAAGATTGGAGATTCTCTCT TGTTCTTGTACCCACCAAGCCAAGACTCAGTGATTCAAGTCACAGAGCAATCCTACAAGGACTGCAACCTCAAAGATCCAATCTTGTACATGAACAATGGCAACTCTCTCTTTAATTTTACTGCAGAAGGAGTGTTCTACTTCACAAGTGGAGAACCTGGTAACTGTGAAAAGGGCCAGAAGCTCTACATTGCTACAGGGAATGGCACTGCTTACTCTCCTGCATATGGTCCAAGTGGATTGCCGGATTCTGCTCCGTCTTACACCAACGTTTTCGGCTCAATTCCGGCACCGCCTTCTTCTTCACCATCACAAAGTGTTCCACTTCTGATAATGGCTGTGATTGGTTTTGTGGTATGTGCGTTATTCAATGGCAATTTATGA
- the LOC133743354 gene encoding N6-adenosine-methyltransferase MT-A70-like, which translates to METQSGGKEDTAIKAMRQDLETRMESQRATQLELLSYLQSEIDPAIVPAIDLSLKVLSSFNNRPFTPTPPLPDPKPNPRKPIEPARPPSPHPHPQQPLLPSPASPESPDPTRESTPELDESGNPLSVIRAMIAVRFLERVPFMLVESSELLKQLETDAKASPDEKLALREVGGENGGILAVEMALRSMAEENGGVILEEYAVNGKSRVTVRDIDRTRLMKELPESKQDSIVDGNGNGNFNQTSGMDVGNNNGGGGFVGRGGPWVVGPEPYMSGLPPLFPRGRGMIGMPRGSPMHRPNMGQNGGGMVVSPNGMPNKSMKSEEEEMKDLEALLSKKTYRELQKSKTGEELLDLIHRPTAKETAVANKFKTKGGSQLKEYCTSLTKEDCRRQSNSLLACEKVHFRRIIALHTDVNLGDCSFLDTCRHMKTCKYVHYELDSTPDVSNMLAPPKPLKQRAEYCSEVELGQPQWINCDIRNFRMDILGQFGVIMADPPWDIHMELPYGTMADDEMRTLNVPALQTDGLIFLWVTGRAMELGRECLELWGYKRIEEMIWVKTNQLQRIIRTGRTGHWLNHSKEHCLVGIKGDPLVNRNIDTDVIVAEVRETSRKPDEMYPLLERISPRTRKLELFARMHNTHAGWMSLGNQLSGVRLVDEGLRARFKAAYPEVEVQPASPPRASAMEVDSNAAQTRSPFSEAKPTAAQLAEVAAPQQAEPAGPDAPASEGKPSSTTDVDMAG; encoded by the exons ATGGAGACCCAATCTGGCGGCAAAGAAGACACGGCCATCAAAGCAATGCGCCAAGACCTCGAAACCCGAATGGAGTCCCAACGCGCCACCCAGCTCGAACTCCTCTCTTATCTCCAATCCGAAATCGACCCCGCCATCGTCCCCGCCATCGATCTCTCCCTCAAGGTCCTCTCCTCCTTCAACAACCGCCCCTTCACTCCCACCCCTCCTCTACCCGACCCCAAGCCCAACCCCAGAAAGCCCATCGAGCCCGCCCGCCCTCCCTCcccacacccacacccacaACAGCCCCTCCTCCCTTCGCCCGCCTCCCCCGAAAGCCCCGACCCGACCCGGGAATCCACCCCCGAGTTGGACGAGAGCGGGAACCCGCTTTCGGTGATCCGGGCCATGATTGCGGTTCGGTTTCTTGAGAGAGTGCCGTTTATGCTGGTGGAGTCGTCGGAGCTGCTGAAGCAGCTCGAGACCGACGCGAAGGCCTCGCCGGACGAGAAGCTGGCGCTGCGGGAGGTGGGAGGAGAGAACGGGGGGATTCTGGCGGTGGAGATGGCGCTGAGGTCGATGGCGGAGGAGAACGGCGGCGTTATCCTGGAGGAGTACGCGGTCAACGGAAAGTCAAGGGTTACGGTGAGGGATATTGACCGGACTAGGCTGATGAAGGAGTTGCCGGAGAGCAAGCAAGATTCGATTGTGGATGGGAATGGCAATGGGAATTTCAATCAGACTAGTGGCATGGATGTCGGGAATAACAATGGAGGAGGAGGATTTGTGGGGAGAGGTGGGCCGTGGGTGGTTGGGCCGGAGCCCTACATGAGCGGGTTGCCGCCATTGTTTCCGAGAGGGAGAGGGATGATAGGAATGCCGAGAGGGTCTCCCATGCATAGGCCTAATATGGGGCAGAATGGTGGTGGAATGGTGGTCAGTCCCAATGGAATGCCGAATAAGAGCATGAAGAGTGAAGAGGaagagatgaaggatcttgagGCATTGCTGAGTAAGAAGACTTATAGGGAGTTGCAGAAGTCGAAAACTGGGGAGGAGCTTTTGGACCTCATTCACAGGCCAACTGCAAAGGAGACTGCTGTGGCAAACAAG ttCAAAACTAAAGGTGGTTCACAATTGAAGGAATACTGCACCTCCCTAACGAAAGAGGACTGTCGACGTCAATCTAATTCCTTGCTCGCTTGTGAGAAG GTTCATTTTAGGCGCATAATTGCTCTACATACTGATGTCAACTTGGGAGACTGTTCTTTTCTAGATACTTGCCGCCACATGAAG ACATGCAAGTATGTACATTATGAGCTTGATTCAACACCAGATGTGTCAAACATGTTGGCTCCCCCTAAACCACTAAAACAGCGTGCTGAATATTGTTCTGAGGTAGAACTTGGTCAACCACAATGGATTAACTGTGATATCCGCAATTTTAGAATGGATATATTGGGACAGTTTGGAGTCATAATGGCTGATCCGCCATGGGACATTCATATGGAATTGCCTTATGGGACTATGGCTGATGATGAAATGCGCACTCTTAATGTTCCTGCATTGCAGACTGATGGTCTGATTTTCCTTTGGGTCACTGGACGTGCGATGGAGCTTGGACGTGAATG TTTAGAACTTTGGGGATACAAGCGTATTGAGGAGATGATTTGGGTGAAAACTAATCAACTGCAACGAATAATTAGAACTGGGCGCACTGGCCACTGGCTAAATCATAGCAAGGAGCATTGCCTCGTTGGAATAAAAGGAGATCCATTAGTAAATAGGAATATTGATACTGATGTCATTGTTGCTGAGGTCAGAGAGACAAGTCGTAAGCCAGACGAG ATGTACCCTTTGCTGGAGAGGATTAGTCCAAGGACAAGAAAGCTGGAACTGTTTGCACGCATGCACAACACTCATGCAGG GTGGATGTCACTCGGTAACCAACTGAGTGGTGTGCGATTGGTTGATGAAGGCTTGCGGGCACGGTTCAAGGCTGCCTACCCAGAGGTGGAGGTGCAGCCAGCTTCCCCACCCAGAGCTTCTGCCATGGAAGTGGATTCAAATGCTGCCCAAACGAGAAGTCCATTTTCCGAAGCAAAGCCCACAGCTGCACAACTAGCAGAGGTTGCTGCTCCACAACAAGCAGAGCCTGCAGGGCCAGATGCGCCTGCTTCTGAGGGGAAGCCATCGTCTACCACCGATGTTGACATGGCCGGCTGA
- the LOC133743701 gene encoding oligopeptide transporter 7 codes for MTESSRESMEEEPNQDEITAPLISRDEGQTSSYSPKEEENSPVEQVALTVQTGDDPSLPVLTFRMWVLGTLSCVLLSFLNQFFWYRTEPLSITAISAQIAVVPIGQFMAARITTRVFFKGTRWEFTLNPGPFNVKEHVLITIFANSGAGTVYAIHIVTVVKVFYKKHITFFVSLLVIITTQVLGFGWAGIFRRYLVEPAAMWWPANLVQVSLFRALHEIEERPKGGVTRIQFFLIAFICSFAYYVFPGYLFTMLTSLSWICWIFPSSVLAQQIGSGLYGLGLCAFGLDWSTISSYLGSPLASPWFATANVAAGFVFVMYVLTPICYWLNVYKAKTFPLFSEDLFTADGQEYNITEIIDSNFHLNLTAYEEEGPLYISTFFAMTYGVGFAALTATIVHVALFHGREIWEQSKASFKEKKMDIHTRLMQRYNQVPEWWFVAILLTNIALTIFTCEYYNDQLQLPWWGVLLACAIAILFTLPIGIITAITNQTPGLNIITEYIIGYIYPGYPVANMCFKVYGYISMTQAITFLQDFKLGHYMKIPPRTMFMAQVVGTLIAGLVYLSTAWWLMETIPGICTDTTSVWTCPMDTVFYDASVIWGLIGPRRIFGDLGTYAAVNWFFLGGAIAPVLVWLAAKAFPQQEWIRLINMPVLIGATGDMPPATAVNYTSWIILGFLSGFVAYRYRPDWWRRHNYVLSGALDAGLAFMGVLLYFSVGLEDISPNWWGNDLDGCPLAQCPTAVGVVVEGCPVYT; via the exons ATGACAGAAAGCAGCAGAGAATCCATGGAAGAAGAACCCAACCAGGACGAAATCACAGCCCCTCTCA TTTCTAGAGATGAAGGTCAAACCTCCTCATATTCaccgaaagaagaagaaaactcgCCGGTGGAGCAAGTAGCCCTGACGGTGCAGACCGGAGACGACCCCTCCCTCCCCGTCCTGACCTTCCGAATGTGGGTCCTAGGAACCCTCTCCTGCGTCCTCCTCTCTTTCCTCAACCAGTTCTTCTGGTACCGGACCGAGCCACTGTCGATAACAGCCATCTCGGCCCAGATAGCCGTCGTGCCCATCGGCCAGTTCATGGCCGCTAGGATCACGACGCGCGTCTTCTTCAAAGGGACCAGATGGGAATTCACCCTCAACCCTGGGCCCTTCAACGTCAAGGAACACGTCCTCATCACCATCTTCGCCAACTCCGGCGCCGGAACAGTCTACGCCATTCATATTGTGACGGTGGTTAAGGTTTTTTACAAGAAACACATCACGTTCTTCGTGTCCTTGCTTGTCATTATAACAACTCAG GTGTTGGGGTTTGGCTGGGCTGGGATTTTCAGAAGGTACTTGGTCGAACCAGCAGCTATGTGGTGGCCAGCAAATTTGGTTCAAGTCTCATTGTTCAG GGCTCTCCACGAGATAGAAGAACGGCCCAAGGGTGGTGTGACACGTATACAGTTCTTTCTCATTGCCTTCATCTGTAGTTTTGCTTACTATGTCTTTCCCGGCTACCTCTTCACAATGTTAACCTCCCTCTCGTGGATCTGCTGGATATTTCCCTCATCAGTCCTCGCCCAGCAGATCGGGTCGGGTCTTTACGGGCTCGGACTCTGCGCCTTTGGGCTTGACTGGTCCACTATCTCCTCCTATCTCGGAAGCCCACTTGCAAGCCCATGGTTTGCCACTGCCAATGTTGCTGCTGGTTTTGTGTTTGTCATGTATGTGTTGACTCCCATATGTTACTGGCTTAACGTCTACAAAGCCAAAACCTTCCCACTATTTTCAGAGGACCTCTTCACAGCAGATGGTCAAGAATACAACATCACAGAAATCATAGACTCCAATTTCCATCTTAATCTTACGGCCTATGAGGAAGAAGGTCCACTTTACATTAGCACATTTTTCGCAATGACTTATGGTGTTGGCTTTGCTGCACTCACTGCTACAATCGTTCATGTTGCACTCTTCCATGGAAG GGAAATATGGGAGCAAAGCAAAGCGAGtttcaaggagaagaaaatggaCATACACACAAGACTTATGCAGAGGTACAACCAAGTGCCTGAGTGGTGGTTTGTGGCCATTCTTCTGACTAACATTGCACTCACCATTTTCACATGCGAGTATTACAATGATCAACTTCAATTGCCTTGGTGGGGTGTCCTTCTAGCCTGTGCTATTGCCATTTTATTCACCCTCCCAATCGGTATCATCACAGCCATCACAAATCAG ACACCAGGCTTGAATATCATTACTGAGTACATAATAGGGTACATCTACCCAGGATATCCAGTTGCCAATATGTGCTTCAAAGTCTATGGCTACATAAGTATgactcaagccatcacatttttGCAAGACTTTAAGCTTGGTCACTACATGAAAATCCCTCCTAGAACTATGTTCATGGCACAG GTTGTTGGAACCCTTATAGCCGGGCTTGTCTACTTGAGCACGGCATGGTGGCTAATGGAGACCATCCCCGGCATATGTACCGACACAACATCAGTTTGGACTTGCCCTATGGACACTGTGTTTTACGATGCGTCTGTCATATGGGGTCTGATCGGTCCACGAAGAATATTCGGGGACTTGGGCACATATGCAGCAGTGAACTGGTTCTTCCTAGGTGGTGCAATTGCTCCAGTTCTAGTTTGGTTAGCTGCCAAGGCATTTCCACAACAGGAGTGGATTCGACTCATCAACATGCCGGTTTTAATCGGCGCAACGGGTGATATGCCACCGGCTACTGCGGTTAACTACACTTCTTGGATCATTTTGGGTTTTCTCTCTGGTTTTGTTGCGTACAGGTATAGACCAGATTGGTGGAGGAGACACAACTATGTTCTTTCTGGGGCACTTGATGCTGGTCTTGCCTTTATGGGGGTACTCTTGTATTTTTCTGTTGGATTGGAAGACATTAGTCCCAACTGGTGGGGGAATGACCTTGATGGGTGTcccttggctcaatgccctacaGCCGTAGGGGTGGTTGTTGAAGGCTGCCCTGTTTACACTTGA